The Deltaproteobacteria bacterium genome contains a region encoding:
- a CDS encoding glutamine--tRNA ligase/YqeY domain fusion protein, translated as MIKTPKTDDAGRREAPLDFIRAIVRDDLAGGKHPGGVVTRFPPEPNGFLHIGHAKSICLNFGVALEFGGRCNLRFDDTDPAKEDTLFVEAIKDNIRWLGFDWGEGLYNASDYFEELYRFAVQLIERGGAYVCSLSEAEIRETRGTVTEPGRESPYRDRPADENLDLFARMRAGEFPDGAHVLRAKIDMAAANMKMRDPVIYRIRHVTHHHTGDAWPIYPMYDFAHPLSDALEGVTHSLCTLEFENNREFYDWILEQVDVPSTPRQIEFARLNLDYTVMSKRRLLELVEERHVGGWDDPRMPTLAGMRRRGYTPEAIRDFCHSVGIAKSDNTVEMGQLEYFIRDDLNQKAPRVLAVERPLKVVLTNYAEDRVEQLEAPYYPHDVPREGSRTVPFSRELYIEREDFLEEPPKGYHRLAPGREVRLRYAYIIRCDEAVKDPATGEVTELRCSYDPRTRSGSDTSGKRVRGTIHWVSAAHALEAEMRLYDRLFSVPDPQGDPERDYRELLNPKSLEAVKGLVEPSLGGALPGERFQFERLGYFCADPDSTADALVFNRIVTLRDSWLKIVQRGEGSAPRRSRKAQTAPRNVGQGPAERKSPAFAELTPAQCARMEHYRDRLGLVAGDALLLASDEDLAGFFEEAVRAHDNAKSVANWIVNELRAHLKENTLDSLPLTPAALAELVALIDGQTISGNAAKQVFAEMVAQGGRPADIVDRLGLRQVADAARLEPVVEAVLTANPDNVTLYRQGKTNLLGFFVGQVMKSTHGKANPRLVNELLRAKLD; from the coding sequence ATGATCAAGACCCCCAAGACCGACGACGCCGGCAGGCGCGAGGCCCCGCTGGATTTTATCCGCGCCATCGTCCGCGACGACCTGGCCGGCGGCAAGCATCCCGGCGGGGTGGTGACGCGTTTCCCGCCCGAGCCCAACGGCTTCCTCCACATCGGCCACGCCAAGTCCATCTGCCTGAACTTCGGCGTCGCGCTGGAGTTCGGCGGGCGCTGCAACCTGCGTTTCGACGACACCGATCCGGCCAAGGAGGACACGCTTTTCGTCGAGGCCATCAAGGACAACATCCGCTGGCTGGGATTCGACTGGGGCGAGGGGCTGTACAACGCCTCCGACTACTTCGAGGAACTGTACCGCTTCGCCGTCCAGCTCATCGAGCGCGGCGGTGCCTACGTGTGCAGCCTGAGCGAGGCGGAGATCCGCGAGACCCGCGGCACGGTGACGGAGCCGGGCCGCGAGAGCCCCTACCGCGACCGCCCGGCGGACGAGAACCTCGACCTGTTCGCGCGCATGCGCGCCGGCGAGTTCCCGGACGGCGCCCACGTGCTGCGAGCGAAGATCGACATGGCGGCGGCCAACATGAAGATGCGCGATCCGGTGATCTACCGCATCCGTCACGTCACCCACCACCACACTGGCGACGCCTGGCCCATCTATCCCATGTACGACTTCGCCCACCCGCTGTCGGACGCGCTGGAGGGGGTCACCCACTCGCTCTGCACGCTGGAGTTCGAGAACAACCGCGAGTTCTACGACTGGATCCTGGAGCAGGTGGACGTCCCCTCGACCCCGCGCCAGATCGAGTTCGCGCGACTCAACCTGGACTACACCGTCATGAGCAAGCGCCGGCTGTTGGAGCTGGTGGAGGAAAGGCACGTCGGGGGCTGGGACGATCCGCGCATGCCCACCCTGGCGGGGATGCGACGGCGCGGCTACACCCCCGAGGCCATCCGCGACTTCTGCCACAGCGTGGGCATCGCCAAGAGCGACAACACCGTGGAGATGGGCCAGCTCGAATACTTTATCCGCGACGACCTGAACCAAAAGGCCCCGCGCGTGCTGGCCGTGGAGCGCCCCCTCAAGGTAGTGCTTACCAACTACGCGGAAGACCGCGTGGAGCAACTGGAGGCGCCGTACTACCCGCATGACGTACCCAGGGAAGGGTCGCGCACCGTTCCCTTTTCCCGCGAGCTCTACATCGAGCGGGAGGACTTCCTCGAAGAGCCGCCCAAAGGCTACCACCGGCTGGCGCCGGGCCGCGAGGTGCGACTGCGCTACGCCTACATCATCCGGTGCGACGAAGCGGTCAAGGACCCCGCCACGGGCGAGGTGACGGAGCTGCGCTGCTCCTACGACCCGCGGACCCGGAGCGGTTCCGACACGAGCGGCAAGAGGGTGCGGGGCACCATCCACTGGGTGTCCGCCGCCCACGCACTGGAAGCGGAGATGCGGCTCTACGACCGTCTGTTCTCCGTGCCGGACCCGCAAGGCGATCCGGAGCGGGACTACCGGGAGCTGCTGAATCCCAAGTCCCTCGAGGCCGTCAAGGGACTCGTGGAGCCGAGCCTCGGCGGCGCCCTCCCGGGTGAGCGGTTCCAGTTCGAGCGGCTGGGCTACTTCTGCGCGGATCCGGACTCCACCGCCGATGCCTTGGTGTTCAACCGCATCGTCACGCTGCGGGACTCCTGGCTCAAGATCGTCCAGCGGGGCGAGGGCAGCGCGCCCAGGCGCTCCCGCAAGGCGCAGACCGCACCGAGGAATGTGGGGCAAGGTCCGGCCGAAAGAAAATCTCCGGCCTTCGCGGAACTGACGCCGGCGCAATGCGCCAGGATGGAGCACTACCGCGACCGGCTCGGGCTCGTGGCCGGCGACGCGTTGCTGCTGGCGTCGGACGAGGACTTGGCGGGGTTTTTCGAGGAGGCGGTGCGCGCCCACGACAACGCCAAGTCGGTGGCCAACTGGATCGTCAACGAGTTGCGCGCGCACCTCAAGGAAAACACCCTGGACTCGCTGCCATTGACCCCGGCGGCCCTGGCCGAGCTGGTGGCTCTCATCGACGGCCAGACCATCTCCGGCAACGCCGCCAAGCAGGTCTTCGCCGAGATGGTGGCACAGGGTGGGCGCCCCGCCGACATCGTCGACCGGCTCGGGCTCCGGCAGGTGGCGGACGCGGCTCGACTGGAGCCCGTGGTGGAAGCCGTCCTCACCGCCAACCCGGACAACGTCACCCTCTACCGCCAGGGCAAGACCAATCTGTTGGGATTCTTCGTCGGCCAGGTGATGAAGTCCACCCACGGCAAGGCCAACCCCCGCTTGGTGAACGAACTGCTGCGGGCGAAGCTGGACTGA
- a CDS encoding cytochrome c: MTRLSRLAVTALALVLVCGTALAHRDATGIVKQRMDAMTAMGDAMKALRAMMRGAQPYDAERVRVHAATIAGHAGEKMTALFPEGSLNHPTRAKPAIWTDWERFAESARQLAMYADALAAVSNDRAPGAVFKRLQQTCSDCHRAFRTKK; encoded by the coding sequence ATGACACGACTCTCCCGGCTGGCGGTCACCGCCCTGGCACTCGTCCTGGTTTGCGGCACGGCGCTCGCGCACCGCGACGCCACCGGCATCGTCAAGCAGCGCATGGACGCCATGACCGCCATGGGGGATGCCATGAAGGCGCTACGGGCGATGATGCGCGGAGCCCAGCCCTACGACGCCGAACGCGTGAGGGTGCACGCCGCGACCATCGCCGGCCACGCGGGCGAAAAGATGACGGCGCTGTTCCCCGAAGGGAGCTTGAACCACCCGACGCGGGCCAAGCCTGCGATATGGACCGATTGGGAGCGCTTCGCCGAGTCGGCGCGGCAACTGGCCATGTACGCGGACGCGCTGGCGGCAGTGTCCAATGACCGGGCGCCGGGCGCCGTCTTCAAACGTCTGCAACAGACCTGCTCCGACTGCCATCGGGCCTTCCGCACGAAGAAGTGA
- a CDS encoding cytochrome c: MRLVVGAAAVAVAAALAAWALWPGHHGMHRPVGRTGTVSETSVASTAGMPGETIFNQKCAVCHGLQAAGSSQGPPLVHPYYEPGHHSDLAFLLAVKRGVRAHHWRFGNMPPVPGLSDKDVRAVIDYVRALQRANGIF, translated from the coding sequence GTGAGGCTCGTCGTCGGCGCGGCGGCCGTGGCGGTGGCCGCCGCCTTGGCGGCATGGGCGCTGTGGCCGGGCCATCACGGTATGCACCGGCCGGTCGGTAGGACGGGGACGGTGTCCGAAACCTCGGTGGCGTCCACGGCGGGAATGCCGGGCGAGACGATATTCAATCAGAAGTGCGCCGTGTGCCACGGACTGCAGGCGGCCGGTTCGTCCCAGGGACCGCCGCTGGTCCACCCGTACTATGAGCCGGGCCATCACTCCGATTTGGCGTTCCTGCTGGCGGTGAAACGGGGCGTTCGAGCGCACCACTGGCGTTTCGGCAACATGCCGCCGGTTCCGGGCCTCTCGGACAAGGACGTGAGGGCCGTCATCGATTACGTGCGCGCACTGCAACGGGCCAACGGGATCTTCTGA
- a CDS encoding ferritin-like domain-containing protein, with protein sequence MKEPFKTDLEAIQKRAREKMEQGAITGAYLADREQVLAVLNEVLATEIVCILRYKNHYFMASGINAGPVAAEFLQHANEEQMHADWVAQRITQLGGSPNFSPDGLATRSHAAYEEGDTLEAMIKEDLVAERVAIETYSEIIRWLANDDPTTRRIIEDILKMEEEHADDLASLLVTLGKSG encoded by the coding sequence ATGAAAGAACCCTTCAAGACGGACCTCGAGGCGATCCAGAAGCGGGCTCGCGAGAAGATGGAGCAGGGCGCCATCACCGGCGCCTACCTGGCTGATCGGGAGCAGGTGCTCGCGGTGCTGAACGAGGTGCTGGCCACCGAGATCGTCTGCATCCTGCGCTACAAGAACCACTACTTCATGGCCAGCGGCATCAACGCCGGGCCGGTGGCGGCGGAGTTCCTGCAGCACGCCAACGAGGAGCAGATGCACGCCGACTGGGTGGCCCAGCGCATCACCCAGCTCGGCGGCTCGCCCAACTTCAGCCCCGACGGGCTGGCCACCCGCTCCCACGCCGCGTACGAGGAAGGCGACACCCTGGAGGCGATGATCAAGGAGGACCTGGTGGCCGAGCGCGTCGCCATCGAGACCTACTCCGAGATCATCCGCTGGCTCGCCAACGACGACCCCACCACCCGCCGCATCATCGAGGACATCCTCAAGATGGAGGAAGAGCACGCCGACGACCTGGCGAGCCTGCTGGTGACGCTGGGGAAAAGTGGGTGA
- a CDS encoding putative toxin-antitoxin system toxin component, PIN family, with product MKAERVVVDTNVLISAVLLPQGSPRAVLEAVRSDNGVLLFSDETFEELRSRLCLPRFDAYVGRERRALYIAQVQAVSEWVSITNAKLGCRDPDDDKLLETALLGQADCLITGDRDLLEMSPFQRIPILTPAGFLESRVSG from the coding sequence ATGAAAGCTGAACGCGTCGTCGTCGATACGAATGTCCTGATCAGCGCGGTGCTGCTCCCACAAGGGTCTCCGAGGGCGGTTCTGGAGGCGGTTCGTTCCGACAACGGAGTGCTGCTGTTCTCGGATGAGACCTTCGAGGAGTTGCGAAGCCGGCTGTGTCTTCCGCGGTTCGATGCCTACGTCGGCCGCGAACGTAGAGCGCTTTACATCGCCCAGGTTCAGGCGGTGTCGGAATGGGTATCGATCACGAACGCGAAGCTGGGCTGCCGGGATCCCGATGATGACAAGCTCTTGGAGACGGCGTTGCTGGGCCAGGCGGACTGTCTGATTACCGGGGATCGGGATCTACTTGAGATGTCCCCGTTTCAGCGGATACCGATCCTGACACCGGCGGGCTTCCTGGAGTCGCGCGTATCCGGCTGA
- a CDS encoding type II toxin-antitoxin system Phd/YefM family antitoxin — MKEIAAREAKNRFGHLIDAVQSGPVRVTKNGRAVGVMMSVQQFERLRGAAWERLAVTMDDAGGEASANGLTEAGLEALLADES; from the coding sequence ATGAAGGAAATCGCGGCAAGGGAAGCCAAGAATCGTTTCGGGCACCTGATCGACGCCGTCCAGAGCGGACCCGTGCGCGTGACCAAGAACGGCAGGGCGGTGGGAGTCATGATGTCGGTACAGCAATTCGAGCGATTGCGCGGTGCCGCGTGGGAACGCTTGGCGGTGACCATGGACGATGCCGGCGGGGAAGCCTCGGCCAACGGTCTGACCGAGGCAGGGCTGGAGGCGCTCCTGGCGGATGAAAGCTGA
- a CDS encoding cation:proton antiporter produces the protein MLQDALLSTGLLIVVAKLAEGLLQRFRLNSIVAYTATGILLGPVFGVVHLNDYLHILLSIGIFLYFFLIGLEELDVSAFMASIHRRFFVAAVISVIIPLVVSLLVTSNLLFDFGLGLDFSGSLALAGVLSLTSLGVVAKVLIDADRLRQPVGIEMFTTALIAELLVLLLVGFTIGEHAEHVTLAGVLLLLGQIAAFIVVTWVLASRVIPPVIEFLERLLRVPQLSFGLILGLLFVAVVGAEEMGLHGSLGALLLGVALSRLPHQVHRDIIPGLKSVADGFFVPLFFSSAGLHLGLSFTEMPIWTIAALVVVPFAGKFAGAWLGASMARFDAPVTLATGLMAKGVAEIAVLLVLLEHGIIGSDVFSLFVLIMLAYILLAPPFIGIAVSRVEAGEPVSPAEDLPPSMIRFALDNIRVGDIIDRNHAHPGRELSVRDFADRWIKPGQQDYVVADRDGLAGIVSLAMLRYLPKHAWSDTPLAKIVREATPTTWTDELVEDALQRMSENSLTAIPVLDRETRAFVGTITSQEILEMITTEVRGEV, from the coding sequence ATGCTTCAGGATGCGCTGCTTTCCACCGGGTTGCTCATCGTCGTCGCCAAGCTCGCCGAAGGCCTCCTTCAACGCTTCCGGTTGAACTCCATCGTCGCCTACACGGCCACGGGGATACTCCTTGGGCCGGTCTTCGGTGTCGTCCATCTCAACGACTATCTGCACATCCTGCTCAGCATCGGGATCTTTCTCTACTTCTTCCTCATCGGCCTGGAAGAGCTCGACGTCTCGGCGTTCATGGCGTCCATCCACCGCCGTTTCTTCGTGGCGGCGGTCATTTCCGTCATCATTCCGCTCGTCGTGTCCCTGTTGGTCACGTCCAATCTCCTGTTCGACTTCGGGCTGGGTCTCGACTTCAGCGGCTCCCTCGCTCTCGCCGGAGTTCTTTCCCTGACCAGCCTGGGCGTGGTCGCCAAGGTACTGATCGACGCCGACCGCCTGCGGCAGCCGGTCGGTATCGAAATGTTCACCACCGCGCTCATCGCGGAACTGCTGGTGTTGCTCCTGGTGGGGTTTACCATCGGCGAGCACGCGGAGCATGTGACCCTGGCGGGGGTGCTGCTCCTGCTGGGACAGATCGCTGCTTTCATCGTGGTGACCTGGGTGTTGGCCAGCCGGGTCATCCCGCCCGTGATCGAGTTCCTGGAACGGCTGCTGCGCGTCCCGCAACTGTCGTTCGGGCTCATTCTGGGCCTGTTGTTCGTGGCGGTCGTGGGCGCCGAGGAGATGGGTCTGCACGGGTCCCTGGGCGCGCTGCTCCTGGGCGTCGCCCTGTCGCGCCTCCCGCACCAGGTGCACCGCGACATCATCCCCGGCCTGAAGAGCGTGGCGGACGGGTTCTTCGTGCCGCTCTTCTTCAGTTCCGCGGGCCTGCACCTGGGCCTGTCGTTCACCGAGATGCCGATCTGGACCATCGCGGCGCTGGTGGTCGTCCCGTTCGCCGGAAAGTTCGCGGGGGCGTGGCTCGGCGCCTCCATGGCTCGTTTCGATGCGCCGGTCACCCTCGCCACGGGCCTGATGGCCAAGGGGGTCGCGGAAATCGCCGTCCTGCTCGTGCTCCTCGAACACGGCATCATCGGCAGCGACGTCTTCTCGCTCTTCGTCCTCATCATGCTCGCCTACATCCTGCTGGCGCCGCCGTTCATCGGCATCGCGGTGAGCCGTGTCGAGGCCGGGGAGCCGGTGTCGCCGGCGGAGGATCTGCCGCCTTCCATGATCCGCTTCGCCCTGGACAACATCAGGGTCGGCGACATCATCGACCGCAACCACGCCCACCCCGGCCGCGAGCTGTCGGTGCGGGACTTCGCGGACCGATGGATCAAGCCCGGCCAGCAGGACTATGTGGTCGCCGACCGTGACGGCCTGGCCGGCATCGTTTCTCTCGCCATGTTGCGCTACTTGCCCAAGCACGCTTGGTCCGACACGCCGCTTGCCAAGATCGTGCGCGAGGCCACGCCCACCACGTGGACCGACGAGCTGGTGGAAGACGCGCTCCAGCGCATGTCGGAGAACTCCCTCACCGCCATTCCCGTGCTGGACCGGGAAACGCGGGCATTCGTCGGCACCATCACCAGCCAGGAGATCCTGGAAATGATCACCACCGAAGTCCGGGGAGAGGTGTAG
- a CDS encoding VUT family protein — translation MSNNGVERRRRTEGVLFLIGFGLCIPAANWLIGNVGTVCPPDSPCLIPVAPGIMAPSGVVTIGLAFVLRDLVQRRIGVKWAAVAVVAGAGLSALFAPPALVMASGAAFLFSEGADLAVYTPLQRRRLLLAVFASSVVGLIVDSILFLYLAFGSIEFLLGQVIGKSWMVVLALPFIVLLRRRDERLGLRPA, via the coding sequence GTGTCCAACAACGGAGTTGAACGTCGAAGACGCACGGAAGGCGTCCTTTTTCTCATCGGATTCGGGTTGTGCATCCCGGCCGCCAACTGGCTCATCGGCAACGTGGGCACGGTGTGTCCGCCGGATTCGCCGTGCCTGATCCCGGTGGCGCCAGGGATCATGGCGCCTAGCGGTGTGGTGACCATCGGGTTGGCATTCGTCCTGCGCGACTTGGTGCAGCGGCGCATCGGAGTGAAATGGGCGGCCGTGGCGGTGGTGGCGGGGGCGGGTCTTTCGGCGCTGTTCGCGCCGCCGGCCCTGGTGATGGCTTCGGGCGCGGCGTTCCTGTTCTCGGAGGGGGCGGACCTCGCGGTTTACACGCCGCTGCAAAGACGCCGGCTGCTGCTCGCGGTTTTCGCCAGCAGCGTGGTCGGTCTCATCGTCGACAGCATTCTGTTCCTCTACCTGGCGTTCGGCAGCATCGAGTTCCTGCTGGGACAGGTCATCGGCAAGTCCTGGATGGTGGTGCTCGCCTTGCCCTTCATCGTGCTGCTGCGCCGGCGCGACGAGCGCTTGGGGCTGAGGCCGGCCTGA
- a CDS encoding iron ABC transporter permease, with product MGAPPFIVLSLIAFAVIGLLLAVVVQVAFLEEGRIAGGVWTLDNFHEFFRDDSAFRASVNTFWFTLVVVVTSLTLAVPMAFLAERTDLPGRGWVVSLLTMTLAVPAFFPAMGWQFLLHPRIGVVNRWLMDLFSLDAAPFNIGAVPGMGFVQGLNFVALAFIMIAPAFRNMDPALEESAQVHGARFRDRLWCVTLPLMWPSILAAGLYVMALGITTFDVPAFLGMSNRTYTLSTFLYVRAQPLDAPPDYGIVGATSVFMMALALLISWWYLRTIRRGERYQVISGKAYRPRLIELGRWRIAGWLFIGSVVTLNLLLPLLMLVWASLIPFLMVPSWSALGMVTLSNFENIPWTTFWSSLRNSAVLTLAVPTLATLVGVALSWNIVKRKNRLSGLFDVVSFLPHVIPNMIFAVGALFIALFWLPAYVPFYGTIGIIILVNVVARIPFATRMYNSSLLQIHKDLDEAGAVSGLEPMTVFWRIVRPLLAPTLLYAWLWMALLAYSELTMAALLVTRHNTTLPVYIWAIWGDGELNQAAAVSLVALVLVVPLIVVYFALGRRVVMWQG from the coding sequence ATGGGCGCGCCGCCCTTCATCGTCCTGAGCCTGATCGCGTTCGCGGTCATCGGCCTGCTGTTGGCGGTCGTGGTGCAGGTGGCGTTCCTCGAGGAAGGGCGGATAGCCGGCGGGGTCTGGACACTCGACAACTTCCACGAGTTCTTTCGCGATGACTCGGCCTTCCGGGCGTCCGTCAACACGTTCTGGTTCACCCTGGTCGTGGTGGTGACTTCGCTCACGCTGGCCGTGCCCATGGCGTTCCTGGCGGAGCGCACGGACTTGCCGGGACGCGGCTGGGTGGTGTCGCTGCTCACCATGACCTTGGCGGTGCCGGCCTTCTTCCCGGCCATGGGCTGGCAGTTCCTTCTCCATCCGCGCATCGGCGTGGTGAACCGGTGGCTGATGGATCTCTTCTCCCTCGACGCCGCCCCCTTCAACATCGGCGCTGTGCCAGGAATGGGCTTCGTTCAGGGCCTCAATTTCGTGGCGCTGGCCTTCATCATGATCGCGCCCGCCTTCCGCAACATGGACCCGGCCCTGGAGGAGAGCGCGCAGGTCCACGGCGCGCGCTTCCGGGACCGGCTCTGGTGCGTGACGCTGCCGCTCATGTGGCCCAGCATCCTGGCGGCGGGCCTCTACGTCATGGCGTTGGGGATCACGACCTTCGACGTCCCGGCGTTCCTCGGCATGAGCAACCGCACCTACACCCTGAGCACCTTCCTCTACGTGCGCGCCCAGCCCCTCGACGCGCCGCCGGACTACGGCATCGTCGGCGCCACCAGCGTCTTCATGATGGCCCTGGCGCTGCTCATAAGCTGGTGGTACCTGCGCACCATCCGGCGCGGCGAACGCTACCAGGTGATATCGGGCAAGGCCTATCGCCCGCGGCTCATCGAGTTGGGCCGGTGGCGCATCGCGGGCTGGCTCTTCATCGGATCGGTGGTCACGCTCAACCTGCTGTTGCCGCTGTTGATGCTCGTGTGGGCCTCCCTGATCCCGTTTCTCATGGTGCCGTCGTGGTCGGCTTTGGGTATGGTGACTTTGTCCAATTTCGAGAACATACCGTGGACTACCTTCTGGTCCTCGCTCCGGAACTCCGCGGTGCTGACGCTGGCGGTGCCGACCCTGGCGACGCTCGTCGGGGTGGCGCTGTCCTGGAACATCGTCAAGCGCAAGAACCGGCTCTCCGGGCTCTTCGACGTCGTCTCCTTCCTGCCCCACGTCATACCCAACATGATCTTCGCGGTGGGCGCGCTGTTCATCGCCCTGTTCTGGCTGCCGGCCTACGTTCCCTTCTACGGCACCATCGGCATCATCATCCTGGTGAACGTCGTCGCCCGGATTCCCTTCGCCACGAGGATGTACAACTCTTCGCTGTTGCAGATCCACAAGGATCTCGACGAGGCGGGCGCCGTGTCCGGGCTGGAGCCCATGACCGTGTTCTGGCGCATTGTGAGGCCGCTGCTCGCTCCGACTCTGCTCTACGCCTGGCTCTGGATGGCGCTCCTCGCCTACAGCGAGCTGACCATGGCGGCGCTCCTGGTGACCCGCCACAACACGACGCTGCCGGTCTACATCTGGGCCATCTGGGGAGACGGCGAGCTGAACCAGGCGGCCGCGGTCTCGCTCGTGGCGCTGGTCCTGGTAGTGCCGTTGATCGTCGTTTATTTCGCCCTCGGGCGGCGCGTGGTCATGTGGCAGGGGTAA
- a CDS encoding isochorismatase family protein, producing the protein MSRPLRENLELVEQRGAEWVQCAACGHRLCAAGEDWRAACVTRLLPPGRMGPFHRIMEGRALLEERYCPRCGVSLDATVIINEERSTPRAAPNRVKPESAVLEARGTAVVVLDLNTKAESPSQPAQSLIRPARAFLDKARAASVPVVFTVVVWEKGTPDGAVAQALARRDVEPVLYPNGYDKFLGGELRALLEDWGTDTLVFLGGAANFALLYTATTAARAHGYTVVVPMDGVYAHSDYEMEYTLHQFTVLPRVAGRFRFSRLAAIEFR; encoded by the coding sequence GTGAGCCGGCCGTTGCGGGAAAATCTCGAGCTTGTGGAGCAGCGGGGCGCGGAGTGGGTGCAATGCGCCGCCTGCGGCCACCGGCTGTGCGCCGCCGGCGAAGACTGGCGCGCGGCCTGCGTGACCCGGCTGCTGCCGCCCGGGCGCATGGGGCCGTTCCACCGGATCATGGAGGGGCGGGCGCTCCTGGAGGAGCGCTATTGCCCCCGCTGCGGGGTGTCGCTGGACGCCACGGTGATCATCAACGAGGAGCGGTCCACGCCACGCGCCGCGCCCAACCGGGTCAAGCCGGAGTCCGCGGTGCTGGAGGCGCGCGGCACGGCGGTGGTGGTGCTCGACCTGAACACCAAGGCCGAATCCCCGTCCCAGCCGGCGCAGTCGCTGATCCGCCCGGCTCGTGCCTTTCTCGACAAGGCCCGGGCGGCGTCCGTTCCGGTGGTGTTTACGGTGGTGGTGTGGGAGAAGGGCACGCCGGACGGCGCGGTGGCCCAGGCCCTCGCCCGGCGAGACGTAGAGCCGGTGCTCTATCCCAACGGCTACGACAAGTTCCTCGGCGGTGAGCTGCGGGCGCTGCTGGAAGATTGGGGGACCGACACGCTGGTGTTTCTGGGCGGTGCGGCCAACTTCGCGCTGCTCTACACAGCCACCACGGCGGCGCGCGCCCACGGCTACACGGTGGTGGTGCCAATGGACGGCGTTTACGCCCATTCCGACTACGAAATGGAGTACACGTTGCACCAGTTCACGGTCCTGCCGCGGGTCGCCGGCCGGTTCCGGTTCTCCAGGCTCGCCGCCATAGAGTTCCGTTAG